In Dromiciops gliroides isolate mDroGli1 chromosome 4, mDroGli1.pri, whole genome shotgun sequence, one DNA window encodes the following:
- the LOC122726103 gene encoding keratin-associated protein 1-3-like: MSCCNTCSTSFCGFPSCSTGGNCGSSCCQDSCGTSCCQQGGCGTSSGIGSGISSGVGCVPTCETTCTTRCYVPQCCGGESCRTRWCRPDCRVEGTCLPPCCVVSCTPPSCCQLHHAQASCCRPSYCGQSCCRPACCCYCCEPTTCCEPTTCCEPTC, translated from the coding sequence ATGTCCTGCTGCAATACCTGCTCCACCAGCTTCTGTGGCTTCCCCAGCTGCTCTACTGGGGGGAACTGTGGATCTAGCTGCTGCCAAGATAGCTGTGGGACCAGCTGCTGCCAACAGGGAGGCTGTGGCACCAGCTCTGGGATTGGCTCTGGGATCAGCTCTGGAGTAGGCTGTGTGCCCACCTGTGAGACCACCTGCACAACCAGGTGCTACGTACCCCAGTGCTGTGGAGGGGAGAGCTGCCGCACCAGGTGGTGCCGCCCAGACTGCAGGGTTGAGGGCACTTGCCTGCCACCTTGCTGTGTGGTCAGCTGCACTCCTCCATCCTGCTGCCAGCTGCACCATGCCCAAGCTTCTTGCTGCCGCCCATCCTACTGTGGCCAGTCTTGCTGCCGTCCagcctgctgctgctactgctgtgaGCCCACTACCTGCTGTGAGCCCACTACCTGCTGTGAGCCTACCTGTTAA
- the LOC122725418 gene encoding keratin-associated protein 1-4-like: MSCCNTCSTSFCGFPSCSLEGNCGSSCGSSCCQQGGYGFGSELGCGLGSGFGSGVGCVPTCETTCRTRCYVPQCCGGESCRTRWCRPDCRVEGTCLPPCCVVSCTPPSCCQLHHAQASCCRPSYCGQSCCRPACCCYCCEPTC; encoded by the coding sequence ATGTCCTGCTGCAATACCTGCTCCACCAGCTTCTGTGGCTTCCCCAGCTGCTCTCTTGAGGGGAACTGTGGATCTAGCTGTGGGTCCAGTTGCTGCCAACAGGGAGGCTATGGTTTCGGCTCTGAACTGGGCTGTGGGCTTGGCTCTGGGTTTGGCTCTGGAGTAGGCTGTGTGCCCACCTGTGAGACCACCTGCAGAACCAGGTGCTACGTACCCCAGTGCTGTGGAGGGGAGAGCTGCCGCACCAGGTGGTGCCGCCCAGACTGCAGGGTTGAGGGCACTTGCCTGCCACCTTGCTGTGTGGTCAGCTGCACTCCCCCATCCTGCTGCCAGCTGCACCATGCCCAGGCTTCTTGCTGCCGCCCATCCTACTGTGGCCAGTCTTGCTGCCGTCCagcctgctgctgctactgctgtgaGCCCACCTGCTGA
- the LOC122725417 gene encoding keratin-associated protein 9-3-like, translated as MSCCNTCNTCSTSFCGFPSCSTGGNCGSSCCQDSCGTSCCQQGGCGTSSGIGSGIGSGVGCVPTCETTCRTRCYVPQCCGGESCRTRWCRPDCRVEGTCLPPCCVVSCTPPSCCQLHHAQASCCRPSYCGQSCCRPACCCYCCEPTTCCEPTTCCEPTC; from the coding sequence ATGTCCTGCTGCAACACCTGCAACACCTGCTCCACCAGCTTCTGCGGCTTCCCCAGCTGCTCTACTGGGGGGAACTGTGGATCTAGCTGCTGCCAAGACAGCTGTGGGACCAGCTGCTGCCAACAGGGAGGCTGTGGCACCAGCTCTGGGATTGGCTCTGGGATCGGCTCTGGAGTAGGCTGTGTACCCACCTGTGAGACCACCTGCAGAACCAGGTGCTACGTACCCCAGTGCTGTGGAGGGGAGAGCTGCCGCACCAGGTGGTGCCGCCCAGACTGCAGGGTTGAGGGCACTTGCCTGCCACCTTGCTGTGTGGTCAGCTGCACTCCCCCATCTTGCTGCCAGCTGCACCATGCCCAGGCTTCTTGCTGCCGCCCATCCTACTGTGGCCAGTCTTGCTGCCGTCCagcctgctgctgctactgctgtgaGCCCACTACCTGCTGTGAGCCCACTACCTGCTGTGAGCCTACCTGCTAA